One window of the Zea mays cultivar B73 chromosome 3, Zm-B73-REFERENCE-NAM-5.0, whole genome shotgun sequence genome contains the following:
- the LOC103650532 gene encoding CASP-like protein 4C1 — translation MPPQNGAWVAEAQAQRGTKQPAARGRRPGAALLLLLLLLRVGALCASAAAAALAAAATPRRRAPFRFLLAADAIVAVYSALEAAAAAWEAARGATPLPEAVQLWFDFGHDQGFGYLALAGAAAAARDVAGCGRGREGWTSGGGGAGAAACVRADVAVGLGFAGFAFLALAALVTGFRLACFLATGSRFPPTQPASY, via the exons ATGCCGCCGCAGAACGGCGCGTGGGTGGCGGAGGCGCAGGCGCAGCGGGGGACGAAGCAGCCGGCGGCGCGGGGACGGCGGCCCGGCGCGGCGCTGCTGctgctcctccttctcctccgcgtGGGCGCGCTGTGCGCCTCCGCGGCCGCGGccgcgctcgccgccgccgccacgcccCGGCGGCGCGCGCCGTTCCGGTTCCTGCTGGCGGCCGACGCCATCGTGGCTGTCTACTCGGCGCtggaggccgccgccgccgcgtggGAGGCGGCCCGGGGAGCCACGCCTCTGCCGGAGGCCGTGCAGCTCTGGTTCGACTTCGGCCACGACCAG GGCTTCGGCTACTTGGCGCTGGCCGGGGCCGCTGCGGCGGCGCGGGACGTGGCAGGGTGCGGCCGCGGGCGGGAAGGATGGACGAGCGGCGGCGGGGGCGCGGGCGCTGCGGCGTGCGTCCGGGCCGACGTCGCcgtggggctcggcttcgcgggcTTCGCCTTCCTGGCACTCGCCGCGCTCGTCACCGGCTTCCGGCTCGCCTGCTTCCTCGCCACCGGCTCCCGGTTCCCGCCGACGCAACCGGCATCCTACTGA